The nucleotide sequence aagagacaaaaaGCTCTGTTTTTAAGTTCCTGTACAACTAATAATCATATTTTATTAATGTCTACTTTCCTTGGCAATAATTTTGATCTATAAGCCAcgaattgaagaatttgtgATGAAAAATGAGATGCTACTCgtgattttttcaaatggtGTTTATTAGCCTTGCATTTGGATTCGGCAGAAAATGAGCACAATAGCTTAGTTGTCAAAGGTCCTATAGTGTAGCTTGGTTATCACTTTCGGTTTTGATTTCGCAAGGAGTTGAAATTTCCGAACAACATCAGTTCGAATCTGGTTAGGACCTTTCTAAACGAGGCTATTAAGTGTGTTCAGTCATTTTATGGTCCTATAGTGTAGCTTGGTTATCACTTTCGGTTTTGATTGTCACTATCAAACTTCCGAACAACATCAGTTCGAATCTGGTTAGGACCTTTACTTTTTTGAAGCGTTCCATTTTTTACTTTCTAGAAAGAAGGTGGGGGCTCTCCATTTTTTTTACCTCTTTGAATAATATTTGAATCGGTtatgaatttgaatcagGCGCTTAAGTTTTATTGTTGTGTGGAAATAGACTTGGATCTATAACGAATTCAAAACAAGTGCAGTATTAAGATCGACAATTTTCTTCCACGACGCTTTGAGTTCTTTATTTGtgattctttgaaatttaagGAGTTTACTCAGGTCCTTTAAAATGGGAAATTTGCTCAAAACACTTAATTTACCGTGCTGTtaaatttttggaaattgtattttgactttgttaAGTATTTGGTTGcgaaattgttgcaaataatggttcaacatcaacagagaaaaagaaaggtTACATCAGACAACATTTCGACTTGTAAAAATTGTGATATATaaatcaaaccaaaatcaaatatatCTCTCAATTTTCTAAATACCTAACGAGGTTTATATCACTGTCTTATCCTGGACTACAACTGAAATGATTTATCATTGTgattattgttttcaagGTTTTGACATTGCTGAAGATTGTACAACCCATAAAAGAAAGAATCATCAAGAGTTACTACATTATGAAAGAAAGCTCAGTCAAAGACAAGCGATCCATAGGGCTAAGTCAAGGATTAAGTTTTGGGTGCTTTGGAGATagtgtttttttttttttcattagaatgaagaaatatatcaaaaaatcCTCATCCCAAAGAGCTTAAAGGTGACTGTATATATTGAGCCAGAATATATTAAATATTATTTACATAACAAATAGAGAAGCCTATTCGATTTGTGACAAGAAGAATAAATGTATATCCAGTTTGTCATAAATTCCTACTCAGGTTGATCACCTGGTAGCTCCTCCAAAGATCAACTTTTGGATTTTCTGTGAACCTCATCTCTtcacaaaaaaaaaataccCACCATTCAATAAGACATAACTCATTAAGGAACTATGATCAGGACAATCAAGCCAAAGAACGCTCGTTCCAAGAGAGCTTTAGCCAAGAAGGAAGCCAAGCTTGTTGAGAATACGAAATCTGCCCTTTTTGTTCCAGGATCTACTGGTAACAAACTTCTTCACGATGCCATGTGTGATTTAATGGCTTTAAAAAAGCCATTTGCAAAGAAATTCtccaaaaagaatgaaataAGACCATTTGAAGATGCTactgaattggaattttttGCCGAAAAGAATGATTCCTCATTAATGGTGTTTTCATCTCATAATAAGAAAAGACCAAATACGTTGGTATTCACCAGATTCTTTAACCATAAAGTTTATGATATGATTGAGTTGTCGATACAGAACAATGCCAAGTTGTTACAAGACTTCAAGAAGCTCACATTCACAATCGGATTGAAACCAATGTTTGTGTTTAATGGTCCTGCATTCGATAACCATCCAGTTTATCAGCAActtaaatcaatttttatGGATTTCTATCGTGGCGAGGAGACAGATTTACAAGATGTTGCAGGTCTACAATGTATAATATCCCTTTCGGTTGGGGAAATAGAAGATTCCAATAACGAAAAAGATTTGCCAAATGTTCATTTCAGAGTATATAGATTAAAGACATTTAAATCAGGACAAAAGTTACCCAGAGTTGAATTAGATGAAATTGGACCtagatttgatttcaaaatcggtagaagaagaacaccagcaccagaagttgaaaaggaAGCCCTTagaaaaccaaaacaattgGAGGCAAAGACCAAGAAGAATATTAGTACAGACTTCATGGGTGATAAGGTTGCCCAAATACATGTTGGTAAGCAAGATTTGAGTAAGCTTCAAACTAGAAAGATGAAGGGTTTGAAGGAAAGGTATGACATCAGTGAAAGCGAAGAAGGAGAGGAAGGGGAAGAAAATGAGGATGATGTTTATGTATCAGATGAGGAATATTTTGCCGATGAGGTAGAAGAGCCAGAAACTAAAAGGCAAAAAGTATAGGATTATGTGTAGAGGGAATAGTGAAGTATCAATGAAGTACTACTTTTTCGTGGGATGTCGCAATCTCTTGATATAGTATAGATGAAgtaaaccaaaaaaaaaaatactCATTTACTTTGATTATTAGCGGCACAACTTACCATACTCCCACATGACGTCAATATTCAAACCTCGTCCTGGGAAGTCCAGTATTCTGGCAGAGAAGTCTAATATTCCCAGTGCTGAAGAGCTCACCAAGAATAAATTCTATTGTGTATCACGGTTGCCAGGATTACCCAgtgttttcaaaaccacCTCCTTTTCCAATGCCTATTCAGATTCTGAATCAAATTATGCAGTTGTTGTCAGTGATGAATCAATCTACGTATGGTGttacaaatcaattgatacGTCTCCCCTTTCCATTCATTTCCCCATCGACAAatcattgtttgaattaCCAGTGGCTATTTTAACTCGTCCATCAAGTGGGACGGATCAAGATCCAGGTCTTTTGATGGTTGACTCAATTACAGGGCTAATTAAATTTTACGAAAGTGTTCAACATGCACCAACTTTGGGATTGATCAATGATAAGTCATTAGAATTACAAATGAATCTTCAACCAAATGAACATATAACATTGGTCGAAAATGTTGAGCCAGCGGGAATAGCTGTGGCAACTTCGCTACAAAGGTGTATCCTCATCTCACTCAGGGATTACAAAAGTAAACCGCACTTGTCAACGATAGAATTGGCCAATCCGCACAAGGGTTTCCTTTCGAAATTTTTTAGACATAATGAAGGTGATATCGTGGCAATAAGATCTGCCAAAGTGGAGAACAACGACACATCACAggttattattattttggaCTCAGTTGGCTCATTGTACTCAGTGACTTATCATTTGTTGTCATCAACAGCAGCCCCATATGTTGACAAGTCCTCCTCGTTCAAGCAAACATTATCCATTGACCCAGACACCTACCCCGGCAGTGGACCTGCAGCAAAGTTTTTAGACATTTGGCCGATGAAAGATGACAATTACTTTCTTGCCTTGGTACGATCGAGCGATGCTATATTGTTAGCAACGTTTCGTGCTGATAAATCTGGTGCGCTATACTATGGCTcccatcatttgaaaactaATGAAATCATCACAACGACACCACGGCTATTCTTACCCAGACCTGGAAAAACCGCGTTTGTTATTATTGGTAACTCAGTTATCATGACGGATTTGGATACGTCTTACATAGAGCCAAAAGATACCTTTACATACACAAAACCACGTTGGGAGGACGTAATCAGATTCAATCCTGCGACAAATGCAATAGGGTTTGGATATGAAAATCGAAGCGTGAATGCAAACCCGTCCATAATAGTTATTACTGAAAATTATGGTGTTTTGAGAGTGGAAAAGTTCCCGGAAACTTCCAAAAAGGAGATCAACTATGATCAAGCTTCGCTTGTAAAATCACACATTGAACAAGCAATATTCTTTTCTGATTCTATggagattgattttgatttgatacAAAAAGTTGATAGATCAGTGGTACACAATGTTGTTAACTCTATCATGAAAGAAGTCATGACTTCGTCGTCGCCTTATTTACCTGATACGCTTCCGGTGACAACGGACTTGACTCAACTAAAGGTGAAGATCTTGACTGAGTTGATTGCGTTTTGTCAGCGCAACTTCTCCAACGATGCACCCATGATTGCTGAAGTAGTTaagaatttggaaaagacaAACTGTGCTTTGAACTTGTGGAAATACCTTGATGCTAATGAGGCGTACATGAACGAATTTAAGAAGGTTTTGCCTGAACCAAGACAGTTTTTCATTtcagaaattgaaaatatagGAGAGGTATTGGCCTCGTTCATCGGCCGATTAAAAGAAACCGCCCTTTCGACCTCCTCCTTGATAGTGAGTACCCTTTATGACGGCGTGTATTTGAACAGTGTGAGGTATAGTGGTGGAGTTGGAAAGTTGTGGTTATTCGACACTGACTTACTCAAGAATGTTGAATCACAATTTACGCAAGCATACGTTGTTGGGAATCACAATGATAAACACGATGCGTTTTGCATTGTTCAACTCTTGTACTATTTCTTTACCAAGGCTATAAAGTTCACGAAGGATCAAAGAATCGATGATAAGTATCAAGAGTATAACAAGTTGTatgaggaaaagaaaaacgGTTGGACAACTGCATTATTAAAGTTGGGATTAATAGAGGAAGCAACGGACATTGCAGACAAATATCATGATTTTGCATCCCTTGCGAGGATAATGGATACACAGAGAGAGACAAGATCAGTCGAAGATTTGAACTATGGGTTCtactttgaagaatttggGTATCCGTTTGCTGCCAGTGTTTACGAATATTATATTaagaaaaatgaaattcaaaagttgttgttggagttTAGCAATTACAAgccttttcttttaaaattttttgagGAGAATCCAAAATTGACATCGAATGTTTCATGGATACGATACTTGGTTGATGGAAACTTTACACAAGCATCAAAAGCGTTGGGCTTGGCTGAGTCATACAATTCAGAACTGATTGATAATCAGTTAACACAGCTCTCTTTGGGTAAGCTATCAGCAGAAGCAGCTGGCTCTCACACCGTGAAGGAGtttaatgatgaattaatGAAAGTTCGCTATCAGATTGTGATACGAAATGCTGTTGCAGGGGATGGGAGAATCGCTGCTATCAAGCAAACAAACTTTGTTGAtcacttcatcaatgcCAATATCAGTAAATCAAATGCTAAATCCCTAGCAGCAAACGTGTTTGATGCATTGGTTGAAAACTATCGATTGCCAGAGCTGTTATTAATTGAATTATTGACGATTATTGAACCAAAGTTTTTGACCAACAATGGCTTTGTATACGCTTTGAAAGTGGCAcaaacattttcaaatgaagaGGTTGTTCGCGAGTATATCAATATTATATTATTACGTCTATTAACATTGGGCACGGAAGCTAAGTACAACACTAATGGCACCGACGAGGAGATCAAACGTGAAGTTGAATCAAGtttattgttcaaaactCTTCTGAAGCAGCCACACGTCATCACTCATTTAAATCAGCTATTGCAGAACGTTGAATTAAGTGGTAGCTTGAATCAACCTTTATCTGATTTTAATAATGGCTTGCTTGACaagttgagaaaaagaCTCAACAATGATTCTTTCAAGATATGGGTGCATTTAGTCGAAGAACAAGCCAAAATCATCTTAATTTGAAACTCAACTATATGGATCAAATAGAACTTTAATGTATTAGCTAACTTCTTCACGCTCTTCTAATCCCTCGTCCTCGTCCTCATTATCGATTTCACCCTCCTGTTCATTGTCATCTAAATTTATCCTGATTAGAGGTTCGGGATACGCGTCTCGATCAACCACTCCATTTGGTCCATCATTAGTCAGCTTTAACAAACTTAGCGATGCCAATGATATAGATTGGATTATTCGTTGCCAGTTTGAAAGGATTAACGCGACACTACTTGTCCCATCTCTCATCGTTTCTAAACGATCACCAAttatttccaattcattagCCAATTCGTCGGTTAACGTTTTGAATTCTCGTAGAAGTTCCAAATTAGCTCTCTTTTCGGCAATCTTTTGATATATAGCtgtgttttgttttgccaTGGTAGAGGTTGTATTTATGGGGTACAGTCGTGTTTTGATCGTATTGGTGGCTGGAGTTGGAGTTGGAGTTGGATCTCggtttttcttttttcatttgtttacattttgaaaaccaaACACACAAGTGCTTTCTTACACGAGCAAAGCCAACTATAACAAATGGCAAGGAAAGCAGATCTTGGAGAGCCCAGAGGTGATCTATCGCGAAGAACGACGATACACAATTCAGTATCACAGCCATTGCACCAACACAGTTTAAATGACGatgaatcaacaataacaacttcatcacaactacaacaatacatcaaccaaaacaaagtgCTTGCGCGCCGCAATGGGATATTGTCATCTCGAATCACTGAACTAGAGGAGAAGGTTACCTCATTGAATGATGAGCTCACGAGACTTCGGAAGAATGACGCGCTTAAACTGGCACTTGAACTAGTGGAGAAGAATTTGGTTAACAGTTTTAATGTCAGTatgaaacaattgcaacGAATACGTGTGGATAATAGAATGCATCTAAGCGCAGGAGAGCAGACAGTTGCTTCTACTAAATATAAATCtgatttcatcaagaaaaatGAAGAACTGAAGTCACTGATGTCAAAAGAGTCTACAGTACCAAAGTTAAAATCCAAACCCGTGATAGCCCAACATACTCCCACTATCAAAAATGGACCTGACGTACAGAAGAAGTCTGAAATCCcagaatttttcaaaaaagatGACCAGTTTGATTCCACAAGCAAACTCTTGACTATTTTGGATGAACTGGATTCGGAGGATATGTTTGATATAAGACAGGTTGGTGTGTTTGCAAAAGAACCAACTGTCATTATTGATGAGGATAACGATAAAGATAATAAACCCGATACTGAGGTGGTGCACAATGCTGTGGCGGATAAATCAAACCAAGAAAGCAAGAataatggtgatgataaagatgaCTTTTTAGCTGAGTTTGGTCGCCACGAGTCGTCATTTGTAGAGGAGAGTAAAGATAAGGGAGAAAGTAGATACAAAGAGAACGTTGAgtcaaaacaaacaacaaagaagcGACTGTCAATCATGCCCGATATGCTGGATTACGAAGCtcttttggaaagtttgaaatttaaaGGTGATTCGAATGAGGTACATAAggaagatgatgaggaagtACAGGAAAGAGGTGAGGACAGTGCCATAAATGCTAGGAAGAAGACAGACGAGTTAAAGCAGAGAACACGTAGTTCTAGAAAAAGCAAAACGAATCTCGACAATGAGATCCAGGGCGAAATGGTGGGTGACAATACTATGCTCGTTACAAATAGTGCAACTGAGATAGAGAAGGAAGGTGAATTACAAATATCTGAGAACATCGCTGAGCCGGACGGCAAGGTAAATTCAAGAGCAACTTCCATGAAGAGAGCTACACCAACACCCCCTTCAAGATCAAAACAGAGAAGACTGAAGAGAATCCAGATCAAAGAAGATTCACCAGCGGTTGATCAAAAAGGTAGTGAATTGACCGCAACTACTGAACCAAAGTTTTTCCAGAAGGAGGGTATCCAACATGCGATTGAACCCGAGgtaattgaattggatcaaTCTCCAGATAAGTATATTGAGAAGGGTGTAACGTCAGAAGGTAGGGGTGGAAAGAGAAAAcctctttcaaatttaacCACAAACGTCAACAAACCAACCAAGAAACGTAAACAAACAAGACGTAATGAAGATTGGGGTCTTGATATCTTTGACCTTCGAAATGcgtaaacaaaaacactCATCTATTCGGTAACTattatttgataattttaTGTAGCTATATTTAGTATCTAAGCAGTGTCATATATATCTGATCCATGGACATCCAAATAGTAGTTTCTATTTAATCAAACactcattttcattttgatcGAAGGATACGGTTCatatccaacaatttcaaaatcttcaaacttgaaatcatcaatgttttTAATCTCCTCTTTTCTACCCTCTTTAATAACCAATTTAGGGAATTGTTTTGGAATTCTCGTCATTTGCTCCTTCAATGCATCAATATGATCCAAGTATACATGAGCATCACCTAGGGTATGAATAAACTCTCCGCAGTCCATATCTACCACATGTGCAATCATCTTGGTAAGTAATGCATAGGATGCAATATTGAATGGGACACCCAATCCCATGTCACACGATCTTTGATATAATAAACAGGATAATTTTGGTCTGCTTGATGTTTTTGCTTGCTTGGTGGTATTAGCATCCggagtttgttgataattATTAGGGAAACTTACgtaaaattgacaaaatacATGACATGGAGGTAATGCCATCAATGGGAAATCAGGAGGATTCCAAGCTGACATGATAATTCTTCGATCATACGGATTAgtcttcaatttcttgattacatcttgtaattgatcaaatccTTGGCCGGTGTAGTCGGTATCACAATCTTGATATTCAGCACCAAAATGTCTCCATTGGAAACCATAAACTGGTCCCAAATCACCTTCACGACGATGAGTTAATCCCAAGTTGTCCAAAAATTCTCGCAGACCATTACCTTCCCATATCTTGACCCCTTTTTCACTCAAAATCTTGGCATCGGTAGATCCAGCTACAAACCACAAAAGTTCGTGAATTATGCCTTTGGAAAACACTCGTTTAGTAGTGAGTAAAGGGAATGAATCATTTGACAAATCAAATCGTAATTGTGGTGGAGCAAAGAGGGATTTGGTACCAGTTCCTGTCCTATCAGGTCTGTGCTCCCCTTCATCGATGATTCGCTGACAAAGATCCAAATATGCTTGCTCTGCTTTGTTGATAGGGACAGTCATTTGCTGATTGGTATTGGGATGGTGTATATAGTAGTGTcttgtttatttttcttcaatcgCGTCTTAAGAGGATCAAATTTCGATTCcttttttttacttttgtgACGCGAGTTACGATTTTGCAATTATTTCGTTTATGTGGCGATTTACGGAGTTCGCATCAATAGCCGTACTGGAATTGTCTACGCGGTTCTTTTCTTCTAGACTAAGGATATTAGACGGGCGCCGTAAGCGACTTTTCTTCATAAAAGTCGAGCCAATTGCTTCAAGCTCAGTTACTTTGTCAAAGCCATTGGTGTTGTTAATTACCAAACGACTCAAGCCGTTTTCAAACACAGCCAAAAGGTGTCGTCATTGTAGCTACGACGAAACTAGACTCCACCTCTACCGTAAAAAAAGTtaaaaaaaacaaactcTGAATTGCTAAAGGATGACTTACTCATCAAGGCATTGTGGCGAATGACCCAAAACAACGCCAGCAAGATCTCTGTTTACAGACCGCTACCAGGTTCATTCATCCTGcaagtttgaattgaaaagtaaTTGTGAAACTaaaatgaacaagaagTTAATTGCGGTTGGAGATATAATTAACAAGCACTATAACTCAATTAGAAATTAGACGAGAACACGGGAGCCGGAGTCCTATTGTTTGCAGAGTGTGGTCAATTACGAATCGAAACTATCTAACGATCTCGTCATTGAGTTCTAACAATAGACCAGTTTTATTTCAATAGACTAAGTGGTTATGAGTTTACATTTGGAGATAATATCTTCAAGCAAAGATGATGACACCTATGGTCTTTTGATGACCTATGATTGCTTGCTTTGATATAGGTTGACAGTAACCTCTTGAACAACCTCTCTATTGATTTCCCTTTTTGGTCtacattacacaaaatacATAGCAATCTAATTTCTTTTACTACATTACACTTGCACAGTCACCTACAGTTACGTACGTGATCAATTGCTCTCCTTAGACCAAAGTGAGAGGGGGAAAAAGACTGTTATTGGTCATTCATTTTTATTAGTGAAACAAAACAGCCTTGCCTTGTATTGTTTGTGCTTGTTTCCTCGAGGCAAATTTAAACATATAAATACAGACCAGATTTTCACCTAAATTCCCGACAGATTCCATAACAATACAATCAATTAATAATGTCTGATTTAGGTAGAAGAGATATCGGTGACAAACTCGAAAGCAAAGTTAAACCAGATTCACAAAAATCGCTTTTTGAACAAACTAAAGATAAGATAGCCAATGCTGCTGATGATTTGGCTGGTAAAGGTACTTCAGAAAATGACAAGTCAATTCCTCAAAAGGCTTCTGACACTGTCTTTGGCAGTAAATGAGTGAGTGTTGCTACACCTAGTGATTGAGCTTATTTAGTGTTCTATTTTTGTTAAATATACAGGAGATGAACtgaaattgtcaaactTGTAGGGGCTTCTATTATCTGTTATACTTGTAGGCTGTCCTTGTGGTCATACTCCAATATTCAGCGATTTGGGGTTCAATTGACgaatttgagaaaaaaaagcccttcaaattgattttaaatGGGGTTTCCGTGTCTTTTGAACGGGGCCAGAACACAACATTAATATGGTGATAGCTTTGATTtatattgaagattttcacgaaaaagcaaaaaagCAAGTTGTAAATTTCACGCTTAATAATGCATTTCCATTTAAGAACATTTTTATTAAATACAGCCAGAGCTGTTGAGGTGTTAGAGCCCCAAGAGCTTGAAATTAACTGTTATTTCCTCTTTGACTCTGTATATATTCTGTTGTAAATGTAAAAGTGACCAAATCCAACATCACTCACTCAATATCCCAAAGAATTGTCTAATAATAATCATTAATATTGATTTCCTGATATTGACCAAGGGGTTCAGCCACTCCGCTACTTGAGAAGCTCAAATGGACTACAAAATACGTACCCATGATTGCATTATTTCGGTTCAAATAGAATTCTGGAGAAAGCATAATATGAAAACGGACGATCATGGATCAGAAACTCTAAATCTACAGTCTCTTAATCCGGGAGCTTTTTCTGCTTCTTAACTCCGAGACTTATAGGATAATAATTAAATTACCGAGTATCCGACGAAGCCAATAAATTCAAGCTGATTAATGAAGCTTGTAGAGATAGTGTCTTCAGATACGCgtatttttgaaatttgttattgttgcAAATCCTTATATGCAGAATCACAAATTTGACCCAAATGGGAAGCACCTTCCCCAAAAGGACCAGATTgctcaattgtttgataacTTAAAACTGTAGTAACTTGAGACGAAGAACCGTCGATATTGGCAGTTAACCACTTTGTGTCCAGATTCTAGAGAGAAACCTCAATCAAATCTAGTGGAATAATTATTAGTCCAGTTGCGAACATTTACAACTCAGTAGTTTTTTACCTACCCCAGTTTTTTAGctatttttcaaagattctTTAAACAAAACTCGTTTACCCAACCTCATGccattttcattgtttaatACAATCAGCAAAATGTGTTTTGGATAGTGTTAGAAGTGCCTTGAATTCAGGTAACTCTACTGGTATTGGTTCCAATGCTTCGAATGTCTTGTGGGGTTATTCTGGTGGTGCTCTTTCTTCCGGATAGACCGTTGCTACTCAACATTTGTATGCACCTGACTTGGATGATAGAATAATTGGTGCTGCTTTTGGCTGATTTGTTACCAATATTACTGCTGTTGCTAGTGTTGCCAAAGGTGCTCAATGGGCCGGTCTTAGTGGCAATGCTATTGCtggtattgaaaaactttACCCAGAGATTGGaccctttttcaaaacttacCAAAACGAAAACCCAAGGTTTTGGTGGATCATCTTGCCGATTATTGCTTATTGGATTCTCACttgctttttgaaaatgctaCATTCTTTGGAGATGATGACAATTCAATATACAGAGGTGGAATTGAATTACTCAATAAAGAACCTCTCAAATCAGTATTGGAAGAGACTGGCTTAGAATATCAAAATTCAAGTGTTTTACCTCATGCCCCAGTCTTTATCTACTATGGTCAAAATGACGATATTGTCCCTTTTGCAGATGTAGAGAGAGTATACAACAACTGGTGCGAATGGAGAATTGGGTCCTTGGAATTAGCCGTTGATGAAACTTATTTGCATTCACAAGAACTTTACGTTGGAGCTCCTGCTGCTATTACCTGGATTACCAAACGTTTCGAAGGTTATACTCCAGTTAAAGGATGCTCTCGTCAATCATACATCAACACTCTCAACTACCCAGGTGTTGAAGATTCTTTAAAGAAATATTTCACCGGTATCATGAATGATTTACATGGAACACCACTTGGACCAGATACTAAATCACCAAGTGACTTGGCAGCTACTCTCAAGAACATC is from Candida orthopsilosis Co 90-125, chromosome 1 draft sequence and encodes:
- a CDS encoding Rpf2 pre-rRNA processing protein, whose amino-acid sequence is MIRTIKPKNARSKRALAKKEAKLVENTKSALFVPGSTGNKLLHDAMCDLMALKKPFAKKFSKKNEIRPFEDATELEFFAEKNDSSLMVFSSHNKKRPNTLVFTRFFNHKVYDMIELSIQNNAKLLQDFKKLTFTIGLKPMFVFNGPAFDNHPVYQQLKSIFMDFYRGEETDLQDVAGLQCIISLSVGEIEDSNNEKDLPNVHFRVYRLKTFKSGQKLPRVELDEIGPRFDFKIGRRRTPAPEVEKEALRKPKQLEAKTKKNISTDFMGDKVAQIHVGKQDLSKLQTRKMKGLKERYDISESEEGEEGEENEDDVYVSDEEYFADEVEEPETKRQKV
- a CDS encoding Nup133 protein (S. cerevisiae homolog NUP133 has role in mRNA export from nucleus, nuclear pore organization, chromosome localization and localizes to Nup107-160), with protein sequence MTSIFKPRPGKSSISAEKSNIPSAEELTKNKFYCVSRLPGLPSVFKTTSFSNAYSDSESNYAVVVSDESIYVWCYKSIDTSPLSIHFPIDKSLFELPVAILTRPSSGTDQDPGLLMVDSITGLIKFYESVQHAPTLGLINDKSLELQMNLQPNEHITLVENVEPAGIAVATSLQRCILISLRDYKSKPHLSTIELANPHKGFLSKFFRHNEGDIVAIRSAKVENNDTSQVIIILDSVGSLYSVTYHLLSSTAAPYVDKSSSFKQTLSIDPDTYPGSGPAAKFLDIWPMKDDNYFLALVRSSDAILLATFRADKSGALYYGSHHLKTNEIITTTPRLFLPRPGKTAFVIIGNSVIMTDLDTSYIEPKDTFTYTKPRWEDVIRFNPATNAIGFGYENRSVNANPSIIVITENYGVLRVEKFPETSKKEINYDQASLVKSHIEQAIFFSDSMEIDFDLIQKVDRSVVHNVVNSIMKEVMTSSSPYLPDTLPVTTDLTQLKVKILTELIAFCQRNFSNDAPMIAEVVKNLEKTNCALNLWKYLDANEAYMNEFKKVLPEPRQFFISEIENIGEVLASFIGRLKETALSTSSLIVSTLYDGVYLNSVRYSGGVGKLWLFDTDLLKNVESQFTQAYVVGNHNDKHDAFCIVQLLYYFFTKAIKFTKDQRIDDKYQEYNKLYEEKKNGWTTALLKLGLIEEATDIADKYHDFASLARIMDTQRETRSVEDLNYGFYFEEFGYPFAASVYEYYIKKNEIQKLLLEFSNYKPFLLKFFEENPKLTSNVSWIRYLVDGNFTQASKALGLAESYNSESIDNQLTQLSLGKLSAEAAGSHTVKEFNDELMKVRYQIVIRNAVAGDGRIAAIKQTNFVDHFINANISKSNAKSLAANVFDALVENYRLPESLLIELLTIIEPKFLTNNGFVYALKVAQTFSNEEVVREYINIILLRLLTLGTEAKYNTNGTDEEIKREVESSLLFKTLSKQPHVITHLNQLLQNVELSGSLNQPLSDFNNGLLDKLRKRLNNDSFKIWVHLVEEQAKIILI
- a CDS encoding Dad2 protein (essential subunit of the Dam1 (DASH) complex, acts in chromosome segregation by coupling kinetochores to spindle microtubules; similar to C. parapsilosis CPAR2_206530 and C. albicans DAD2), whose protein sequence is MAKQNTAIYQKIAEKRANLELLREFKTLTDELANELEIIGDRLETMRDGTSSVALILSNWQRIIQSISLASLSLLKSTNDGPNGVVDRDAYPEPLIRINLDDNEQEGEIDNEDEDEGLEEREEVS
- a CDS encoding Sgo1 protein encodes the protein MARKADLGEPRGDLSRRTTIHNSVSQPLHQHSLNDDESTITTSSQLQQYINQNKVLARRNGILSSRITELEEKVTSLNDELTRLRKNDALKSALELVEKNLVNSFNVSMKQLQRIRVDNRMHLSAGEQTVASTKYKSDFIKKNEESKSSMSKESTVPKLKSKPVIAQHTPTIKNGPDVQKKSEIPEFFKKDDQFDSTSKLLTILDESDSEDMFDIRQVGVFAKEPTVIIDEDNDKDNKPDTEVVHNAVADKSNQESKNNGDDKDDFLAEFGRHESSFVEESKDKGESRYKENVESKQTTKKRSSIMPDMSDYEALLESLKFKGDSNEVHKEDDEEVQERGEDSAINARKKTDELKQRTRSSRKSKTNLDNEIQGEMVGDNTMLVTNSATEIEKEGELQISENIAEPDGKVNSRATSMKRATPTPPSRSKQRRSKRIQIKEDSPAVDQKGSELTATTEPKFFQKEGIQHAIEPEVIELDQSPDKYIEKGVTSEGRGGKRKPLSNLTTNVNKPTKKRKQTRRNEDWGLDIFDLRNA
- a CDS encoding Cdc21 thymidylate synthase, with the translated sequence MTVPINKAEQAYLDLCQRIIDEGEHRPDRTGTGTKSLFAPPQLRFDLSNDSFPLLTTKRVFSKGIIHELLWFVAGSTDAKILSEKGVKIWEGNGSREFLDNLGLTHRREGDLGPVYGFQWRHFGAEYQDCDTDYTGQGFDQLQDVIKKLKTNPYDRRIIMSAWNPPDFPLMALPPCHVFCQFYVSFPNNYQQTPDANTTKQAKTSSRPKLSCLLYQRSCDMGLGVPFNIASYALLTKMIAHVVDMDCGEFIHTLGDAHVYLDHIDALKEQMTRIPKQFPKLVIKEGRKEEIKNIDDFKFEDFEIVGYEPYPSIKMKMSV